The genomic segment CCCTTACTGAAAGATGGTGTCTGTGTTTCTGAAATGGGGGAGTGGTGGTGGGGTGGAGCCTAGCTTTCTGGCTTCAACAAAGACACAATGGTTCAGAGCAGATCGGAGCAAAGCAACCAGCCggggcaggatccaagcctctcTTGGATCTGCGGGAATGCAGCGTTGCCCTGTGCTGGTCCAGGGTGGAGTGTCAGTCCTGGCCTCTGATGCCAGCCCTTCCCTTCCTTACATGACTTTATCAGACCAATCCTTTGTCCCTTCGGGAGCGGGGTTGGGTGGGTGGGGTTTAGACGCACAAGAGTGTAAACTTCCGAAGATTCCTGCAACATgacaaaatgcaattaaaaatctGGGTTCTATTTTCTTGAGCTTGGACGCAAACTTGTCCGGAGATAAGAGAAGGCGCTGAAGGCAAAGAGCTACAGGGGCGGGAGAAGGCTCCCCAGGCGCTGGCGGATAGCTTCGCAGCGGTGACCGCCAGCGGCCGGCAGGTGTCAGTGCGCCCTCGCTCTGTCCCCGCGCGCCGCCTCGGATCCGGGACCCCTCCTCACCGCGGTCTAGGGGGCGCGGTTCTGACCCCGGGCCGCTAGCGTCCCTCAGATAGCTCTGCGATTGTGAGGATAAGTTGGCTGCCTCTCCCCAGAGCAGAGCTCTGAACTCTGGCGGGCCCTTTCCCCGGGCGGTGCTTCCTATTCTTTCCAGGGGTTGGATCCGAACCTTTGCCTTCCTCTCTCCACAGCCCCACTCGCTCCTCCGCCAGCAGCACTTGGGGACGAGTGGAACCCGGctgccacagatgcggcctgtACCGACGGTTGCTTCTCCCGATTCGGCCAGGGGTCTGTATCATCCTTTCCTCCTGGGTCCCACTCAGTCCCATGTGGGCACTCCCGGGTGCCGGATGCCTTCTGCTTGGCGGGCCGGGAGATACTCAGCCAATTCCCAGAATGGACCgctcccgcccccctccccccgcacgCTCTTTAAACCCCTCGCTTAAGGTACCCGCCCTCCCAAAGGGCCAGTCTcgccgggggggtggggtgggtagggCGCCAGTGGGTCAGGCGCGGGGCGCGGGCGCTAGACCCGCGGAGGGGAGGCgcaaggggcgggggagggtcgGCTTCCCACGTGGGGGCTGACGCTGGCTGCTCGGCAACGCCGGCTTGATCCTTGGGCTATAAAACCAGTCCACCGTGAGCGCGGCGGCGAAGCAGCGGCCTCGGCAACGGTGCGGACGCCTAGCAGCAGGCGCGCAGCCGCCCGGCCACCCCCAACACCTTCTCTCCCGAGCCTTGAGCTCCTGCCCCAACTCACGCCGCCCTCGGACCCCAGCCTGTCCGGTTGAGCTCAGCGCTCGAAGCTCGCCGGGCCAACGCCCAGGAGACCCCCTGCCTCGGCTGCGGCTCCTGGAGGGCCAATAGCCCACCCGCCCGGGCCCGCCTGAGGACGGGGGCGCCTTCATGCGGCTCCTAAACCCCTcaccccgccgccgccgccgccgcctccgagCTCCGCGCgctgctccccagccccagcagggcACGCAACTTTGGAAGTCCCGCGGCGCTCCGAGAGGCGGCAGAGTCAGCACCCTGGCCCCAGCTCGGGCCCCGCCGGCCACGCCGTGTCTGGGGGAAGCGAGAGAGTCGGTAATCGCTTCGGGGATGTAAGGAGACAGACGTAGGACCCCAAGCCAGCATCAGCACCCCTCGGCTGCctcccggggtgggggcgggcccCGCACACGGTAAGACCTCTTGCTTTCGCTCAGGCTCAAGAGTcaaagatatagatatataatttcCTGTCATTCTTCCAAGTCATCAAGCCACAGATGATTTTGTTCTCCCTTCTTGAAGAATAAATCTCTCTTTCCCCAACGGCTCGACCTACTCTCTCCCGCCGCTTAGAAATAAAACTTGGCTGTGTTTAGGGAGCGGGAGCGAGAAGGCGCAGACCCCCAGCGCCCGAAGCGCGGGCCGGGCGCAGTTAGCGGGAGCCGGGTCCATGGGCCGCTAGCGGTACCGCAGCTCGTGCCCGGCCTCCCTGAGGCCCCTTCCCCATGTGAGGCGCGGCTGGGCGAACGGGgcgcaggaggaagaggaggacctACAGGCGCGGGGCCGGAAGGCAGCTGGCAGCAGGCCCAGGCGAACGGGCACCCGCGTTCATGTTCCGCCAGGAGCAGCCGCTGGCCGAGGGCAGCTTCGCGCCCATGGGCTCCCTGCAGCCGGAAGCGGGCAACGCGAGCTGGAATGGGACAGAGGCGCCGGGGGGCGGCGCCCGGGCCACCCCCTACTCCCTGCAGGTGACACTGACGCTGGTGTGCCTGGCCGGCCTGCTCATGCTGTTCACCGTGTTCGGCAACGTGCTTGTCATCATTGCCGTGTTCACAAGCCGCGCGCTCAAGGCGCCCCAGAACCTCTTCCTGGTGTCTCTGGCCTCGGCCGACATCCTAGTGGCCACGCTTGTCATCCCTTTCTCGCTGGCCAACGAGGTCATGGGCTACTGGTACTTCGGCAAGGCGTGGTGTGAGATCTACCTGGCGCTCGACGTGCTCTTCTGCACGTCGTCCATCGTGCACCTGTGTGCCATCAGCTTGGATCGTTACTGGTCCATCACCCAGGCCATAGAGTACAACCTGAAGCGCACGCCACGCCGCATCAAAGCAATCATCGTCACCGTGTGGGTCATCTCGGCCGTCATCTCCTTCCCGCCGCTCATCTCCATCGAGAAGAAGGCAGGCGGCGGTGGCCAGCAGCCGGCCGAACCGCGCTGCGAGATCAACGACCAGAAGTGGTACGTCATCTCGTCTTGCATCGGCTCCTTCTTCGCGCCCTGCCTCATCATGATCCTGGTCTATGTGCGCATCTATCAGATAGCCAAGCGCCGCACCCGCGTGCCGCCCAGCCGCCGGGGTCCTGATGCGGCCGCCGCGCTGCCGGGGGGCGCCGAGCGCAGGCCCAATGGCCTAGGCCCCGAGCGCGGCGTGGGTCGCGTGGGCGCCGAGGCCGAGCCGCTACCCGTCCAGCTAAACGGTGCCCCGGGGGAGCCCGCGCCCGCTGGGCCCCGCGACGCTGACGGGCTGGACCTCGAGGAGAGCTCCTCGTCTGAGCACGCCGAGCGGCCCCCTGGGCCCCGCAGGTCCGAGCGCGGCCCTCGGGCCAAGAGCAAGGCTCGGGCGAGCCAGGTAAAGCCCGGGGACAGCCTGCCACGGCGCGGGCCGGGGGCGCCCGGGCCGGGGGCGCCCGCGACTGGGGCCGGGGAGGAGCGCGGCGGGGTCGCCAAGGCGTCGCGCTGGCGCGGAAGGCAGAACCGCGAGAAGCGCTTCACCTTCGTGCTGGCGGTGGTCATAGGCGTGTTCGTGGTCTGTTGGTTCCCCTTCTTCTTCACCTATACGCTCACGGCCGTAGGCTGCTCGGTGCCGCCCACTCTCTTCAAGTTCTTCTTCTGGTTCGGCTACTGCAACAGCTCGCTGAATCCGGTTATCTACACCATCTTCAATCACGACTTCCGCCGCGCCTTCAAGAAGATCCTCTGCCGTGGGGACAGGAAACGGATCGTGTGAGCGCTGAGTCCGCTCCCAGCGAACAGACTCCAAGCCGTCCGCTGGCAGCTGGGATTGAGGGGCGCGTCTATGTAGTTCTTAGCCCTCTGAAACCCGGGTCCTGCCTATTCCGAGTTTCTTGTCGGGAGGGTTGCTCTGCGGCGTTCTGCCAGCATCTGCGCTCCCCTACCAGAGAAAAGTACTGGTTGCGAGGGCCCCACACCGCCCCCCACCCaattgtttttagggctgctcgCACTCAGAGCAATCTTCCTGGGTTTTTGGGCAGCTCCAAATCAGTGTTGTTTCCTAAAGGTATTTTTTCTCTCCCCTGGGTCCAGCTCTCCATTAATTCAGAGTAAGCACGAGAGCCCAGAGGGCATGGTTCACAAAGGGTTAATAGATAGGGGCTACCCAGCCCTGGCAAattgccctccccttcccccaattctctttttaaacaaaCCGAGCAGGGCAGCTCTGCcgccctcccatccccaccctgtaAATACTCACTATTTTTGATAgtacgggggtggggagggtggggatggtccccggggttgggggtggggttggggatggTCACCAAGGTTGCTTGGCTTTTGATGTTGAAATCCTGGCTGTTGGAGATGCCCTCCAGGCAGACACTATGTCTAGTTCAGGGCAAACCTCTTTGCAGCCCAAGCCCTTTTCTAGTGTCATTACTTCCCCCTGTGCCCTTTTCTCTGGCAACTGGTGACTGTCCCTTGGGACTGGACCTGCCTTGAGATGtcctgggttggggtggggggagatttctgttcatttttccctGTGCCTAAAAGCATAATTGCCTTTTCCTATGTAAATATTACCATGATGGACCAAGACAGAAGTAAATGAACCTTTCTGCCTTGCAGCAGCCCTGTGTATAAAGCCATTATCCTCTGATGCACCCTTCACCCCAGTACCTCACTTTAAAACCTTCTCTTTCTAGtgccccttccctcctttcctctgggGCCACTGCTTGAAAACTATGTATGTttctattgtgtatgtatgtgcaccGCACCCCCCAAAAGTGCTGACTGTGGGAAATCTTTTCCCTGCTGTTTTTAGACACAGGGAAGTGGAAATTATGTGGAAGAAGCAAACCTGAGACAATTTGCCCAAGGTAAACATTTCGAGAAGACAAATGGGCCTGCCAAACTGTACAGTTCCTGCCCCGAGAGCTCTTAGGTATCAAAGTGTTGTCCATTTTTCCTCCCTGTTTTTCTGGTTCAGATCAAGTCATTGATGAACTCCCAAAGTCGCGGGAGGAGGGCGGAGATCTTGTTTACATCCACGTTTCCACATGTTTTAGACAGAGACTCTTTAAGGCCTGCACTCTTATTTCACTAAAGAAAAACTAATGTCAGCACATGTTGCTAAtgacaatggattttttttttaaataaaaagtttacagatcaaatgtgaaataaatatgaaaaatggtCCGTCTGTTATCTGAGTTTTCGAAAGCATTAAGACTCTGGGAACATctgaatttatgtatatttaaaaagacatatgcatTATAAAACACCTCTAAAAGTGCGATAACAAAGCTGCCATTCACCAAATGTTTCTTTTGTGCTGGGCAGGATGGTGAGTCTGTTATAAGCTGTACTTCCTTTAATCTTCCCCCAAACGCCATGAGGAAGGTACTGTTATGATCCCCACTtaacaggtaaggaaactgagtctcctCAGGGCAAATGATTTGTTCAAGGCTAACGCTAAGTGGTGGGAATGCTCTGCATCCAGCAAGATCAGTTTCCAGGTTTGTACTTTCACCCCAGAGCCTTGCCAGAGTTATATCACTAACACTTTGCAGAATGCTCCCAGCAGTGAGGTCTCTACACAAGAGGTGCTATATCCACAAAGCATGGAATATATCCCAAGTGTGTTGGTATATACGAAGTGTATACATATTGCAGAGTGTCTTTGTGCTGTAAAGTGTGTTACACCtcaaagtgtatatatgtatgtatatatatacatacatatatacacacgccAAGTGTATATATCCCCCAAAGTATGGTACATGCCATATAGTCCAAAATGGGTATCACACCTTACAGTGTGATGACATATGAAGTGTAGTATAAGCGCATTGTATGGCATAGGCACCAAGGGTGCCATAAACACCTAAATGGAACCACATCTGTTGCCATCCTGTAAGACTGAGTTTCATCTCCGTGCCTAGGAGCCTTAAAATCCCCGCCCTGTGGTTATGGTTATGGCACTTTGAAGCTGGAAAGGGTCCTTAGAGATCTAGGAATCCAACCCCTCATCTTCCAAGagaagtgacttgctcagggtcCCAGAGCTCTGGGTGACATTCAAAAGCAGCTGACCAAGAGTGGAGTAGTTCTTGGGTGTGAATAATCAGACGCTGGGCTGATGAAGGAGAGCCTCTGCCCCAGGGGCTGGGTTTGAGGGACAGTCACAAGTGACAGGTTGGGAATTGGAGGAAAGATGGGTTTGTAAGGCCAGCCACCTACAACGCATGGGCAGACCAGCTCTGGGTGCCCCCAGGAGGGGGGGCTTCAGCTCTCCTCCAGGTGTTCccaggcagcacctgcagctccttaTCCTATTAAAACTCCtttggtgggggtgagggtgtgtGCGTGGGGGTTTTGAGGGGCCTGGGAGAAGGAAGACCATGGTTCCGAATGGTTTTGTTGGAGGTGGGAAGGGGGTTCCAGCATCATCAGGGTTATCTGACCCTGAAGACAGGACAGTGGTGCAGGCACTTGGCTCCAGTAACCCTTGCTGGGAGTTTCATAAGCCAGGGCCCTTGGCACCAAGGCTGCCTGGTCTGGGGCTGTGTGCTGCTCCCCACCCCTACTGCAGCtgctttctccctccccactcaAGGCACCCATTGCTCCAAAGGCAAACAGTGCCAGACAATAGGCCAGCCTGGCAGGCCCCCAGGAACTGGGCTGTATGTCCCAGACACCAGGGCAGATGCAAACACTGCTTGCTGTTAACTCTCTGTTCTGCTCTGTCTTCAGGGAAGTATTTGTCTTGCCTTCACCCCCAGAGACTCTGCTCCCTAGGAAAGGGGTAAGTGTGGGCACTGGTGCCACAGAGGGCAGGCTTCTGGTGTCACTATTCTAACCCCATCCCCGCAATTCCAGCAGCAGAGAAGCCTCAGAGATGGATGGGGCCTGGGGAAAGCAGGGAATAGAGGGCCAGGGCCCAGGCTAGGATGCTGGGAGCATAGGGCTCAAGTGACAGTCTGCaaaggtctggggtggggaggggatttGAGGATAAAGTGCTCACTCTGGGATCTCAGATTAATGATCAGGAGATGAGACTGTCACCCTGGAACTTCCTATCTACACCTGGTTCTGATGATTTGGGCCTGTCTTGGTGGTGGAATCTTCTATTTTATGTGACTTTGTTGGAGTCTCAAAAGCCACTGGCTTTGGGGTCTGAAGTGAGTCTTGCCAGATTACCTCCCACAAGGTAcctggagctgggggaggggcagccttgTTGAGCCCACTGGCATGAGTATAAAGTCCTGCAAGACTGTCCATGACGGGCTGgaggggtggagttcccactgtggctcagtgggttgggttacaaacctgacgagtatccatgaggatgcgggttcgatccctggccccgctcagtgggttaaggatgcgacattaccttgatctgtggtgtaggttgcagaagtgccTTAGATATggcattgcagtagctgtggtgtaggctggcagctgcgggtctgatttgatccctagtctgggaacttccatatgccttgggtgcggcctttaaaaatgggggtgggggggtggtggtggctggAGGGGAAAGTGAAGACTTGGCTTCGGTTCTAGAATTGAATCAGAGTTCTAGAGCTAGAAGTGTCTGCCCAATCCTCAACTCCCATTTTGtgatgggggcagtgggggggaaCTGAGATCCTGAAAGGCAGACCGGTTCTGTGTCTTCCTGGGGTCCCTCGAGCCTGCTCCTCCCTAAGCCTCTGTCTCCTGCCACAGATATCGAAATGGTTCCATCTTGCTGTTGGTCTTGGTGAGCTgctgttaaccccaagcaccctgCCAAGCACTCTGCCATTTGTGCATGTGCCCTGCAGAGCCCAGCACTTGTCCCTGTGGAGTTAGTGGAGATTAGGGcctgccctgggcccaggaaGCATTGAGGTTGCTTGGGGGGACAGGGTTTGTCTGCCTGAGGCATTAAGTAGCCATATAACAGCGGTAGTTGGGGGGATGTGGATGTTGAGTGTCCATCGAGGTTCACGGGCATCTATCTGTGTTGTGCACAAGTGCCAGGGGAGAGGGTGCTGGCTGGGGGGTCAGGGAGTACGATGCGGGAGCTCAGGGCTTCTAGGACTTTGccagagggaggaagggtgggaaGGCAGCTCTGTTCTAGCAGCTGAGCCTCATGAGGCAGTGCCAGGTCTTGGCGGTGCCCTGAGACCTAGGTCGGGCCTCAGGCTTCGTTTCTCCAACCCCATCCCTAGGGATGGCCTGGCAAGTGCCTGTTCCCATTTTGTGACTCCCATCAGGAAATCTGTCTTCCCAACTGAAGCAGAGTAGCAGAATCCAGGTACCCAGATCCAGGGCTCAGCATCACTCCCAGAGCTTGCTGGCCTCTGCTCTGGACCCTGCCGTGGCCCACGGTTGGCTTGGAGCCTAGGATGCAGGAAAGGGCGCCTTCCTTAGGAGAGAGCATGCCTGTGAAGTCACTGAGCACAGTCGCAAATGCCTGGGTTTATTTGGAAAATAGCATCAATCTCTTTGATTACCAGAAGTCCTGGGGTTTAGAGTTAAACAAAAAAGGACACAGGGCTTGTTGGAAAGAGCCTGGACCTGGGCCTTAGGAGGCCTGGGTTCTAGTGCCAGCTTTGACTTTTACCTCCAGTGTGACTTTGGGCACAGCTCTTTCTGAGCCCCCACTTCTCCATTTATAAGATGAAATTGGTTGTTCTGGATCCATGTTATTTAAAAGTGTGTTCCATAGAGTTTGTGTCTCTGACATTAAAATCATTTCAatctctctcttttgctctccTGTCTGTCTTCTACCTGCCTGCCTATCTATCATCTACATCATCTGATGAAATCCTGGATTAAGCAACCTTTAACAGGTACCTTTTCTCAGGACCTCTCAGAGCTTTGGCTATGCCAGTGCGGGTGGGGATTCTGCGAGAGGGGACAATGTGTGCTATGCTACTCAAACTCCCTGGGCtgcagaattttatttctcacaaacACCTCAGTAAATCATGTCTGCTGGGACACTTGTTGGATGATGCTGGGCTAAGGGATGTCACTGGGCTTTTCTCTGATCTGATCTGAGATGCTGGCTCTGCTCTCTCCTGTCCCTGACTTGGGTGAGGCCCACCAGCTCAAGAACGAGTATTCTTCTTGGGGATAGCTGGCTCTAAGGGTCATTGGTCTTACTGAGGCTTGGGGTCAAAGTGAGAGTTtgctgtgttttttaattttttaatttttattttttttcagggctgtacctgtggcatatgaaagttcccaagctagggttgaatgggagctgtagccatctgcctaccctgtagccacagcaatgccagatccaagccaagtctggaacctacactatagctcatggcaacgctggatactttaacccactaagcgaggccagggatagaacctgcgtcctcatggatcctagtcaggttctttactgctaagccatgacgggaactcccaatttgttgtgttttttaaatggggGCTATgcctttgtgtatgtgtataaatgtgtgtgtgtgtgtgtgtgtgaacaggtACAGCCTGTTTTAAATGGATATTTTCCTCACCAGGATCTGGGAGGAAGCATCTTGGGAGTTGAGGGTAGACGTGTTTTTACCAGATGAAGAGGTCACAGGGCTGTGAGGGGAGAGCTGTGTCATGCCATGGAGCCTAATTGCAAAAGCCCGGGTCCAGCCTGTGGGGTGGCTCCCCTCCCCATGCTGTGATCCCACTCCCCTACCAGGCGGTGGAGCTGAGCCAGAAGCAGGAGGCtgctgggggtggcggggaggggcaTTTTGGAGAGGCTAACACTGGCTCTTTAGCACTTTCTTTAGCAGGCTGTCTGTCCTGTTCTCCATGGCAAGGGAGCGTGATCCCAGGGAGTCCAGGAGGGTGTGGGAGGCCAGGTAAGAATGGCCTTTAAGCTCTTCCCAGTCAAAAGGCAGGAACTTGAGGCCTTTTTGGAATCCACACCTGGGAAAAACGGAATGGTTCACTGAGAAGGGGGGATTGAAGAGAGATTAAGAAGcaactgtttaggagttcctgtcgtggcacagtggttaatgaatccgactaggaaccatgacgttgcaggttcgatccctggccttgttcagtgggttaaggatccggcattgccgtgagctgtggtgtaggttgcagatgaggctcggatcctgtgttgctgtggttctggcgtaggccggtggctacagctccaattagacctgtagcctgggaacctccatattctgcaggagcggctcaataaatggcaaaaagacgaaaaaaaaaaaaaaaagcaactgtttATAAGGTACAATAGGATTAAACTGACAAGAGGTGGTGAAGCACCCTGAGACCTGCTTGGGGAGGGGCGAGAGTTGTAACCCAAACCATTAGAACTGCAGTGTGGTGGGGAGGATGCCTGGAGGGTGCTGTTGGTCAAGGGTCACTGTAGccaaggggcagggagagagccCCCAGGATCAACACCTCCCTTGCTCTCTCTCCGCACTGTACCTGCTAGTGTGCGGCTGCTGGGTGTCAGCTTCCAGAGTGATGTCAGGGCAGGGGGAGGACCACCCAGTGCAGGCTCCACCCCCTGAGAAAGGTGGAGCAATATCACTTCTGTGGACCGGCCGGAGGGAGGCCTGGTTCCTTCAGTCTGTCCATGGCCGGCTGTGTGGACCACTGCgggagcagagaagaaaaacacaggcCCTCCTCCCTCTGGGACTTTGGGGATGGGAGGGCATGTGTTGGGGTTGTTATGAGTATGGCTGGACTGTGCTCACATTcacagatacacagacacacggagacacagacacacacacctgcagcTGGCGAGTCAGGTGAGAAAGAGCCCCAGACATTCATGTGGCTGCTTCTTGGCCAAAGTCCTCATGCCTGTGGCTCAGGCCCAGCTTAGGAGGCCAAGAAGCAGATGCTGAGCCCGGAGGTGATGATCCAGGAGACTGGGGCCTGGGTGAGGGGGTTGGAGATTGGTGCAGGCCTGTGACCCCACCTGTCCCCTGGGTACATCAGGGATTTGGCTG from the Phacochoerus africanus isolate WHEZ1 chromosome 15, ROS_Pafr_v1, whole genome shotgun sequence genome contains:
- the ADRA2A gene encoding alpha-2A adrenergic receptor, with the translated sequence MFRQEQPLAEGSFAPMGSLQPEAGNASWNGTEAPGGGARATPYSLQVTLTLVCLAGLLMLFTVFGNVLVIIAVFTSRALKAPQNLFLVSLASADILVATLVIPFSLANEVMGYWYFGKAWCEIYLALDVLFCTSSIVHLCAISLDRYWSITQAIEYNLKRTPRRIKAIIVTVWVISAVISFPPLISIEKKAGGGGQQPAEPRCEINDQKWYVISSCIGSFFAPCLIMILVYVRIYQIAKRRTRVPPSRRGPDAAAALPGGAERRPNGLGPERGVGRVGAEAEPLPVQLNGAPGEPAPAGPRDADGLDLEESSSSEHAERPPGPRRSERGPRAKSKARASQVKPGDSLPRRGPGAPGPGAPATGAGEERGGVAKASRWRGRQNREKRFTFVLAVVIGVFVVCWFPFFFTYTLTAVGCSVPPTLFKFFFWFGYCNSSLNPVIYTIFNHDFRRAFKKILCRGDRKRIV